Proteins from one Camelina sativa cultivar DH55 chromosome 8, Cs, whole genome shotgun sequence genomic window:
- the LOC104709224 gene encoding probable pectinesterase 29 produces the protein NKREKIKIPYGKPFIVIIGAGKKITRVEWDDHDSLEQSPTFATDANNTVVKSITFVNTYNFPSKGKINNNPRVAAVAGFIGGDKSAFYSVGFAGIQDTLWDSGGRHYFHRCTIQGAVDFIFGSGQSIYQSCVIQVLAGQVLQGAGYITSQGRNNSEDTNGFVFINCLVFGTGTAFLGRPWRSYSRVIFYNSNLTDVVVPEGWNSSNYWKQENQLTFAEYGCFGSGSNTERRVKWVKKLSGSAVQSFADLSFINRDGWIKDLPIPA, from the exons aataaaagagagaaaataaagataCCGTATGGAAAACCGTTCATAGTAATTATCGGAGCTGGGAAAAAGATAACGAGGGTTGAATGGGACGACCATGACTCGCTTGAACAAAGCCCTACCTTTGCTACTGACGCCAATAACACCGTCGTTAAAAGCATCACTTTCGTC aatacCTACAACTTCCCAAGCAAAGGGAAAATAAACAATAACCCTAGAGTTGCGGCCGTGGCAGGGTTTATCGGCGGCGATAAGTCGGCTTTTTACTCGGTAGGGTTTGCTGGAATTCAAGACACCTTGTGGGACTCGGGTGGCCGACACTACTTCCACCGATGCACCATCCAAGGCGCGGTTGATTTCATCTTTGGTAGCGGCCAATCTATCTACCAG AGCTGTGTGATACAAGTGCTAGCTGGGCAGGTACTACAGGGAGCGGGTTACATAACGTCTCAAGGACGGAACAATTCCGAGGACACGAATGGATTCGTATTCATCAACTGTCTCGTTTTTGGAACCGGCACGGCCTTCTTGGGCAGACCCTGGCGGAGTTACTCTCGAGTGATATTTTACAACTCGAACCTGACGGATGTGGTTGTTCCTGAAGGATGGAACTCATCGAACTACTGGAAGCAAGAAAACCAGCTAACCTTTGCAGAATATGGATGCTTCGGAAGTGGATCAAATACAGAAAGACGTGTGAAGTGGGTTAAGAAGCTGAGTGGATCTGCCGTCCAAAGTTTCGCTGATCTGAGCTTCATTAATCGTGATGGATGGATTAAAGATTTACCCATCCCTGcttga
- the LOC104706213 gene encoding guanylate kinase 3, chloroplastic-like — protein sequence MGGWVKLKTSSPSTPPRDKKSKPPNQPTNSLTNQNALIPQMFRKLSSSSLFLRYTIFPVSTKPVFKSQSYNHPQSLRRLFFSSSSLKMSDSPNSPSIPTTTKPELLRSLESHLGSCFSNDPITPQPNPLIIVISGASGVGKDAVINKLRQVRQSLHFVVTATSRPMRPGEIDGKDYFFVSKDEFLSMIEKDELLEHALVYGDYKGIPKKRIQEFMGKGYDIVLRVDIQGAKTLRKILGSSAVFVFIVAESELAMVERLVDRRTESHEELLVRVATAREEIRHVKDFDYVVVNAKGKLDDSVKRVESIIDAEKSKVHQRVVRI from the coding sequence ATGGGTGGGTGGGTCAAACTCAAAACGAGTTCACCGTCAACGCCGCCGAGAGATAAAAAAAGCAAACCACCAAATCAACCGACCAATTCACTCACAAACCAAAACGCTTTAATCCCCCAAATGTTTCgtaaactctcttcttcttctctcttcctccgTTACACAATCTTCCCAGTTTCAACCAAACCAGTCTTCAAATCGCAATCTTACAATCATCCTCAATCTCTccgtcgtctcttcttctcttcctcctccttaaAAATGTCAGATTCACCAAACTCCCCATCTATTCCAACAACCACCAAACCCGAATTGCTTCGCTCACTCGAATCCCATCTGGGTTCTTGCTTCAGCAACGATCCAATCACTCCTCAACCAAACCCACTTATCATCGTGATAAGTGGAGCAAGCGGAGTTGGCAAAGACGCAGTCATCAACAAGCTTCGACAAGTTCGTCAAAGTCTCCACTTTGTCGTCACAGCTACTAGCCGTCCGATGAGACCCGGAGAGATCGACGGTAAAGATTACTTCTTTGTTTCCAAAGATGAGTTTTTGTCAATGATTGAGAAAGATGAGCTTCTTGAGCACGCGCTCGTTTACGGGGATTACAAAGGGATACCTAAGAAACGGATTCAAGAGTTTATGGGGAAAGGGTACGACATTGTTTTGAGAGTTGATATCCAAGGAGCTAAGACGTTGAGGAAGATTCTTGGGAGCTCTGCtgtgtttgttttcattgttgcCGAGAGTGAGCTTGCTATGGTTGAGAGGTTGGTTGATAGGAGAACAGAGAGTCATGAAGAGTTGCTTGTTAGAGTTGCTACTGCTAGAGAAGAGATTAGGCATGTTAAGGATTTTGATTATGTGGTTGTCAATGCTAAAGGGAAGCTTGATGATTCGGTTAAGCGTGTTGAATCTATTATTGATGCTGAGAAGTCTAAGGTTCATCAGAGAGTTGTTAGGATTTGA
- the LOC104706215 gene encoding BTB/POZ and MATH domain-containing protein 1 isoform X3 yields MGTTRVCGEVSSGSSKSLSQSLTVSTSTTETVNGVHEFKICGYSLAKGVGVGKYVASDTFMIGGYSWAIYFYPDGKSPEDNSSYVSLFIALASEGADVRALFELTLVDQSGNGKHKVHSHFGRALESGPYTLKYRGSMWGYKRFFRRSSLESSDYLKENSLLVRCRVGVVKSVTEGPRCYNIPVPVSNLGQQLGNLLESGKGCDVIFQVDEETFNAHKLVLATRSPVFKAQLFGPLGNPNTKCITIEDMEAPIFKVLPLTLLMVVSYRIVYSRMYHPGSSPGALLLFSSLLTRDKALLHFIYWDELPDLQELMGADSTLASTLVAQHLLAAADRYALERLKAICELKLCEGIAINTVATTLALAEQHHCSQLKAVCLKFVALPENLKAVMHTDGFDYLKKSCPSLLTELLEYVARLSEHSVIASGHRKEIFADGCDGNGRRVKPRLH; encoded by the exons ATGGGCACAACTAGGGTTTGCGGGGAGGTTTCTTCTGGATCTTCGAAATCGCTAAGCCAGTCTCTCACGGTGTCTACCTCTACCACGGAAACCGTTAATGGCGTCCATGAATTCAAGATCTGTGGCTATTCTCTCGCCAAAGGCGTTGGTGTCGGCAAATACGTCGCTTCCGATACGTTTATGATCGGTGGTTACTCGTGGGCTATCTACTTTTATCCTGATGGGAAGAGTCCTGAGGATAACTCGTCTTACGTTTCTTTGTTCATAGCACTCGCTAGCGAAGGAGCTGATGTCAGGGCTCTCTTTGAGCTCACGCTTGTCGATCAGAGTGGTAATGGGAAGCATAAGGTTCATAGCCATTTTGGTAGAGCTCTCGAAAGCGGTCCTTATACTCTCAAGTATCGTGGTAGCATGTG GGGATACAAGCGGTTTTTCAGGAGATCCAGTCTAGAATCGTCGGATTATTTGAAGGAGAATAGTCTCTTGGTTAGGTGCCGTGTGGGTGTAGTGAAGTCAGTTACGGAGGGACCAAGGTGTTACAATATCCCTGTGCCAGTTTCTAACTTGGGACAACAGTTGGGAAATCTTTTGGAAAGTGGGAAAGGCTGTGATGTTATCTTCCAAGTTGATGAAGAAACATTCAACGCACACAAATTGGTTCTTGCGACGCGTTCCCCTGTTTTCAAGGCACAGCTTTTTGGCCCGTTAGGAAACCCAAATACCAAATGCATAACGATAGAAGATATGGAAGCACCCATTTTCAAGGTCCTCCCTTTAACTCTCT TGATGGTGGTGTCATACAGGATTGTCTATTCACGGATGTACCATCCGGGATCTTCTCCTGGGGCGCTACTCCTGTTCTCGAGTTTACTCACCCGGGATAAG GCGTTGCTCCATTTTATCTACTGGGACGAATTGCCTGATTTGCAAGAGTTAATGGGCGCTGACTCTACATTGGCTTCGACTCTTGTGGCTCAGCATTTGCTTGCAGCGGCAGACCGTTATGCTCTTGAGCGGCTTAAAGCAATCTGTGAGTTAAAACTCTGTGAAGGGATCGCCATAAACACGGTTGCAACTACCTTGGCCCTAGCGGAGCAGCATCATTGTTCCCAGCTAAAAGCAGTGTGTCTCAAATTCGTGGCATTGCCAGAGAACCTGAAAG CTGTGATGCATACAGATGGGTTTGATTATCTAAAAAAGAGTTGTCCATCTTTACTAACTGAGCTATTGGAGTATGTTGCAAGGCTAAGTGAACACTCTGTTATAGCTTCTGGGCATCGAAAAGAAATATTTGCTGATGGTTGTGATGGGAATGGAAGACGAGTGAAGCCTCGGTTGCACTAA
- the LOC104706215 gene encoding BTB/POZ and MATH domain-containing protein 1 isoform X1 → MGTTRVCGEVSSGSSKSLSQSLTVSTSTTETVNGVHEFKICGYSLAKGVGVGKYVASDTFMIGGYSWAIYFYPDGKSPEDNSSYVSLFIALASEGADVRALFELTLVDQSGNGKHKVHSHFGRALESGPYTLKYRGSMWGYKRFFRRSSLESSDYLKENSLLVRCRVGVVKSVTEGPRCYNIPVPVSNLGQQLGNLLESGKGCDVIFQVDEETFNAHKLVLATRSPVFKAQLFGPLGNPNTKCITIEDMEAPIFKALLHFIYWDELPDLQELMGADSTLASTLVAQHLLAAADRYALERLKAICELKLCEGIAINTVATTLALAEQHHCSQLKAVCLKFVALPENLKAVMHTDGFDYLKKSCPSLLTELLEYVARLSEHSVIASGHRKEIFADGCDGNGRRVKPRLH, encoded by the exons ATGGGCACAACTAGGGTTTGCGGGGAGGTTTCTTCTGGATCTTCGAAATCGCTAAGCCAGTCTCTCACGGTGTCTACCTCTACCACGGAAACCGTTAATGGCGTCCATGAATTCAAGATCTGTGGCTATTCTCTCGCCAAAGGCGTTGGTGTCGGCAAATACGTCGCTTCCGATACGTTTATGATCGGTGGTTACTCGTGGGCTATCTACTTTTATCCTGATGGGAAGAGTCCTGAGGATAACTCGTCTTACGTTTCTTTGTTCATAGCACTCGCTAGCGAAGGAGCTGATGTCAGGGCTCTCTTTGAGCTCACGCTTGTCGATCAGAGTGGTAATGGGAAGCATAAGGTTCATAGCCATTTTGGTAGAGCTCTCGAAAGCGGTCCTTATACTCTCAAGTATCGTGGTAGCATGTG GGGATACAAGCGGTTTTTCAGGAGATCCAGTCTAGAATCGTCGGATTATTTGAAGGAGAATAGTCTCTTGGTTAGGTGCCGTGTGGGTGTAGTGAAGTCAGTTACGGAGGGACCAAGGTGTTACAATATCCCTGTGCCAGTTTCTAACTTGGGACAACAGTTGGGAAATCTTTTGGAAAGTGGGAAAGGCTGTGATGTTATCTTCCAAGTTGATGAAGAAACATTCAACGCACACAAATTGGTTCTTGCGACGCGTTCCCCTGTTTTCAAGGCACAGCTTTTTGGCCCGTTAGGAAACCCAAATACCAAATGCATAACGATAGAAGATATGGAAGCACCCATTTTCAAG GCGTTGCTCCATTTTATCTACTGGGACGAATTGCCTGATTTGCAAGAGTTAATGGGCGCTGACTCTACATTGGCTTCGACTCTTGTGGCTCAGCATTTGCTTGCAGCGGCAGACCGTTATGCTCTTGAGCGGCTTAAAGCAATCTGTGAGTTAAAACTCTGTGAAGGGATCGCCATAAACACGGTTGCAACTACCTTGGCCCTAGCGGAGCAGCATCATTGTTCCCAGCTAAAAGCAGTGTGTCTCAAATTCGTGGCATTGCCAGAGAACCTGAAAG CTGTGATGCATACAGATGGGTTTGATTATCTAAAAAAGAGTTGTCCATCTTTACTAACTGAGCTATTGGAGTATGTTGCAAGGCTAAGTGAACACTCTGTTATAGCTTCTGGGCATCGAAAAGAAATATTTGCTGATGGTTGTGATGGGAATGGAAGACGAGTGAAGCCTCGGTTGCACTAA
- the LOC104706215 gene encoding BTB/POZ and MATH domain-containing protein 1 isoform X2: MGTTRVCGEVSSGSSKSLSQSLTVSTSTTETVNGVHEFKICGYSLAKGVGVGKYVASDTFMIGGYSWAIYFYPDGKSPEDNSSYVSLFIALASEGADVRALFELTLVDQSGNGKHKVHSHFGRALESGPYTLKYRGSMWGYKRFFRRSSLESSDYLKENSLLVRCRVGVVKSVTEGPRCYNIPVPVSNLGQQLGNLLESGKGCDVIFQVDEETFNAHKLVLATRSPVFKAQLFGPLGNPNTKCITIEDMEAPIFKDCLFTDVPSGIFSWGATPVLEFTHPG; the protein is encoded by the exons ATGGGCACAACTAGGGTTTGCGGGGAGGTTTCTTCTGGATCTTCGAAATCGCTAAGCCAGTCTCTCACGGTGTCTACCTCTACCACGGAAACCGTTAATGGCGTCCATGAATTCAAGATCTGTGGCTATTCTCTCGCCAAAGGCGTTGGTGTCGGCAAATACGTCGCTTCCGATACGTTTATGATCGGTGGTTACTCGTGGGCTATCTACTTTTATCCTGATGGGAAGAGTCCTGAGGATAACTCGTCTTACGTTTCTTTGTTCATAGCACTCGCTAGCGAAGGAGCTGATGTCAGGGCTCTCTTTGAGCTCACGCTTGTCGATCAGAGTGGTAATGGGAAGCATAAGGTTCATAGCCATTTTGGTAGAGCTCTCGAAAGCGGTCCTTATACTCTCAAGTATCGTGGTAGCATGTG GGGATACAAGCGGTTTTTCAGGAGATCCAGTCTAGAATCGTCGGATTATTTGAAGGAGAATAGTCTCTTGGTTAGGTGCCGTGTGGGTGTAGTGAAGTCAGTTACGGAGGGACCAAGGTGTTACAATATCCCTGTGCCAGTTTCTAACTTGGGACAACAGTTGGGAAATCTTTTGGAAAGTGGGAAAGGCTGTGATGTTATCTTCCAAGTTGATGAAGAAACATTCAACGCACACAAATTGGTTCTTGCGACGCGTTCCCCTGTTTTCAAGGCACAGCTTTTTGGCCCGTTAGGAAACCCAAATACCAAATGCATAACGATAGAAGATATGGAAGCACCCATTTTCAAG GATTGTCTATTCACGGATGTACCATCCGGGATCTTCTCCTGGGGCGCTACTCCTGTTCTCGAGTTTACTCACCCGGGATAA
- the LOC104706214 gene encoding mitogen-activated protein kinase 16: protein MQPDQRKKSSVELDFFTEYGEGSRYRIEEVIGKGSYGVVCSAYDTHTGEKVAIKKINDIFEHVSDATRILREIKLLRLLRHPDIVEIKHILLPPSRREFRDIYVVFELMESDLHQVIKANDDLTPEHYQFFLYQLLRGLKYIHTANVFHRDLKPKNILANADCKLKICDFGLARVAFNDTPTAIFWTDYVATRWYRAPELCGSFFSKYTPAIDIWSIGCIFAELLTGKPLFPGKNVVHQLDLMTDMLGTPSAEAIGRVRNEKARRYLSSMRKKKPIPFSHKFPHADPLALRLLERMLAFEPKDRPTAEEALADVYFKGLAKVEREPSAQPVTKLEFEFERRRITKEDVRELIYRESLEYHPKMLKEYLDGSEPTNFMYPSAVEHFKKQFAYLEEHYKNGTSHNPPERQQHASLPRACVLYSDNNHPMAQQNSVEVTDGLSKCSIRDERPRGADRNAQMPMSRVPINVPQTVQGAAVARPGKVVGSVLRYNNCGAATGVEALEQQQRRMVRNPAAASQYPKRTQPCKSNRADEDCAAAEGPSRLKPNAQYIPQKVAAAQDTAMSRWY, encoded by the exons ATGCAGCCTGATCAGCGCAAAAAG TCATCAGTAGAGTTAGATTTCTTCACGGAGTATGGTGAAGGAAGCAGATACAGAATAGAGGAAGTTATAGGTAAAGGAAGCTATGGAGTTGTTTGCTCAGCTTACGATACACACACTGGTGAGAAAGTTGCCATCAAGAAGATCAATGATATTTTCGAGCATGTTTCCGATGCAACTCGCATTCTCCGTGAGATCAAACTTCTCAGACTGTTACGTCATCCAGACATTGTTGAGATCAAACACATCTTGTTGCCTCCTTCAAGGAGAGAGTTCAGAGACATTTACGTGGTTTTCGAGCTCATGGAATCTGATCTTCATCAGGTTATTAAGGCTAATGATGATTTGACTCCTGAGCATTACCAGTTTTTCCTCTATCAGCTTCTCCGTGGCCTCAAATATATACACACAG CTAATGTCTTTCATCGGgatctaaaacccaaaaacatatTGGCAAATGCTGATTGCAAACTCAAGATCTGTGATTTTGGACTTGCAAGAGTCGCCTTCAATGATACACCAACTGCCATATTCTGGACT GACTATGTAGCTACTCGATGGTACCGGGCACCAGAACTGTGTGGATCCTTTTTCTCAAAG TATACACCGGCGATAGATATATGGAGCATCGGGTGCATTTTTGCAGAGCTTTTGACAGGGAAACCTCTTTTCCCCGGGAAAAATGTGGTCCATCAATTGGATCTGATGACTGATATGTTGGGAACTCCATCTGCAGAAGCCATTGGAAGG GTGAGGAACGAGAAAGCTAGAAGATACTTAAGCagcatgaggaagaagaagcctaTACCTTTTTCGCATAAGTTCCCACATGCTGATCCTCTCGCTCTTCGTCTTCTCGAAAGGATGTTGGCTTTTGAACCCAAGGACCGGCCTACAGCTGAAGAG GCGCTTGCGGATGTGTACTTCAAGGGTTTAGCTAAGGTTGAAAGAGAGCCCTCTGCTCAACCTGTCACAAAGTTGGAATTTGAGTTTGAAAGGCGGAGAATCACTAAAGAAGACGTGCGAGAGCTTATATACAGAGAGTCTCTGGAGTACCATCCAAAGATGCTGAAAGAGTACTTGGATGGGTCAGAGCCAACTAACTTTATGTACCCGAG TGCGGTGGAACATTTCAAGAAACAGTTTGCTTACCTCGAGGAACACTACAAGAATGGTACTTCTCATAATCCCCCCGAGAGGCAGCAGCACGCATCATTACCAAG GGCTTGCGTATTGTACTCTGATAACAATCATCCGATGGCACAACAGAATTCAGTTGAAGTCACTGATGGACTTTCCAAGTGTAGCATCAGAGACGAGAGACCTCGAGGTGCAGACAGGAATGCTCAGATGCCAATGTCGAGAGTTCCTATTAACGTCCCTCAAACAGTTCAAG GTGCTGCAGTAGCTAGACCTGGAAAAGTAGTTGGATCAGTCTTACGCTATAACAACTGCGGCGCAGCCACAGGCGTTGAAGCTCTTGAACAACAACAGCGTAGGATGGTCAGAAATCCAGCTGCCGCGTCGCAATACCCAAAGAGGACTCAACCTTGCAAAAGTAACAGAGCAGATGAAGATTGTGCCGCCGCCGAAGGTCCAAGCAGATTGAAACCAAACGCTCAGTATATACCACAGAAAGTGGCTGCAGCACAAGATACTGCAATGAGTCGCTGGTACTAG
- the LOC104709225 gene encoding probable pectinesterase 29, translating to MGTHRIIIGLVALCCFCLPHLIEAKPFGVYQRQVFVDQSGHGNFTTIQKAIDSVPENNSQWFFINVNAGLYRERIKIPSEKTFIVIIGAGKRITRVEWDYHNSIEQSPTFATYANNTVVKSITFANSYNFPSKAKINNNPRAAAMAGFIGGDKSAFYSVGFAGIQDTLWDSGGRHYFHRCTIQGAVDFIFGSGQSIYQSCVIQVLAGHVLEGPGYITSQGRNNSEDTNGFVFINCLVFGTGTAFLGRPWRAYSRVLYYNSNLTDVVVPEGWNSSNYWKHENQLTFAEYGCFGSGSNTERRVKWVKKLSESAVQSFADLSFINRDGW from the exons ATGGGAACTCATCGAATTATCATTGGTCTCGTCGCCCTTTGTTGTTTTTGCCTACCTCATCTCATTGAAGCTAAACCATTCGGAGTGTACCAACGACAAGTGTTCGTGGATCAATCGGGCCATGGAAATTTCACGACCATACAAAAAGCTATTGATTCGGTCCCAGAAAACAATAGTCAGTGGTTCTTCATCAACGTTAACGCCGGCCTTTACAG agagagaataaagaTACCGAGTGAAAAAACGTTCATAGTAATTATCGGAGCTGGGAAAAGGATAACGAGGGTTGAATGGGACTACCATAACTCGATTGAACAAAGCCCTACCTTTGCTACTTACGCCAATAACACCGTCGTCAAAAGCATCACGTTCGC gaattccTACAACTTCCCAAGCAAAGCGAAAATAAACAATAACCCTAGAGCTGCGGCCATGGCAGGGTTTATCGGCGGCGATAAGTCGGCTTTTTACTCGGTAGGGTTTGCTGGAATTCAAGACACCTTGTGGGACTCGGGTGGCCGACACTACTTCCACCGATGCACCATCCAAGGCGCGGTTGATTTCATCTTTGGTAGCGGCCAATCTATCTACCAG AGCTGTGTGATACAAGTGCTAGCTGGGCATGTACTAGAGGGACCAGGTTACATAACGTCTCAAGGACGGAACAATTCCGAGGACACGAATGGATTCGTATTCATCAACTGCCTCGTTTTTGGAACCGGCACGGCCTTCTTGGGCAGACCCTGGCGGGCTTACTCTCGAGTGTTATATTACAACTCGAACCTGACGGATGTGGTTGTTCCTGAAGGATGGAACTCATCGAACTACTGGAAGCACGAAAACCAGCTAACCTTTGCAGAATATGGATGCTTCGGAAGTGGATCAAATACAGAAAGACGTGTGAAGTGGGTTAAGAAGCTGAGTGAATCTGCCGTCCAAAGTTTCGCTGATCTGAGCTTCATTAATCGTGATGGATGG
- the LOC104706216 gene encoding probable pectinesterase 29 produces the protein MGTHRIITGLFALCCFCLPHLFEAKPFGVYQQQVFVDQLGHGNFTTIQKAIDSVPENNRYWFFINVNAGLYREKIKIPYGKPFIVIIGAGKKITRVEWDDHDSLEQSPTFATDANNTVVKSITFVNTYNFPSKGKINNNPRVAAVAGFIGGDKSAFYSVGFAGIQDTLWDSGGRHYFHRCTIQGAVDFIFGSGQSIYQSCVIQVLAGHVLEGPGYITSQGRNNSEDTNGFVFINCLVFGTGTAFLGRPWRAYSRVLYYNSNLTDVVVPEGWNSSNYWKHENQLTFAEYGCFGSGSNTERRVKWVKKLSESAVQSFADLSFINRDGWIKDLPIAVP, from the exons ATGGGAACTCATCGAATTATCACTGGTCTCTTCGCCCTTTGTTGTTTTTGCCTACCTCATCTCTTTGAAGCTAAACCATTTGGAGTGTACCAACAACAAGTGTTCGTGGATCAATTGGGCCATGGAAATTTCACGACCATACAAAAAGCTATTGATTCGGTCCCAGAAAACAATAGATATTGGTTCTTCATCAACGTTAACGCCGGCCTTTACAG agagaaaataaagataCCGTATGGAAAACCGTTCATAGTAATTATCGGAGCTGGGAAAAAGATAACGAGGGTTGAATGGGACGACCATGACTCGCTTGAACAAAGCCCTACCTTTGCTACTGACGCCAATAACACCGTCGTTAAAAGCATCACTTTCGTC aatacCTACAACTTCCCAAGCAAAGGGAAAATAAACAATAACCCTAGAGTTGCGGCCGTGGCAGGGTTTATCGGCGGCGATAAGTCGGCTTTTTACTCGGTAGGGTTTGCTGGAATTCAAGACACCTTGTGGGACTCGGGTGGCCGACACTACTTCCACCGATGCACCATCCAAGGCGCGGTTGATTTCATCTTTGGTAGCGGCCAATCTATCTACCAG AGCTGTGTGATACAAGTGCTAGCTGGGCATGTACTAGAGGGACCAGGTTACATAACGTCTCAAGGACGGAACAATTCCGAGGACACGAATGGATTCGTATTCATCAACTGCCTCGTTTTTGGAACCGGCACGGCCTTCTTGGGCAGACCCTGGCGGGCTTACTCTCGAGTGTTATATTACAACTCGAACCTGACGGATGTGGTTGTTCCTGAAGGATGGAACTCATCGAACTACTGGAAGCACGAAAACCAGCTAACCTTTGCAGAATATGGATGCTTCGGAAGTGGATCAAATACAGAAAGACGTGTGAAGTGGGTTAAGAAGCTGAGTGAATCTGCCGTCCAAAGTTTCGCTGATCTGAGCTTCATTAATCGTGATGGATGGATTAAAGATTTACCCATAGCCGTGCCTTAG